The following is a genomic window from Amycolatopsis sp. BJA-103.
TTCCTCACGAGACCAGGCGGTGTGCCCGAGTTGGCCGAGTACGCCACGCTGATTTCGACAAACCGAGCCGAGCTGGTCGTCCACAGAGGACAGTCAGTGTGCGGCTGTTCGTAGTGCCGCGGTGGCAGCGGACCGGACGGCCGGGTGGGGGTCGGTCAGGGCGTCGGCGAGGAGGGAACGCAGGCCGTCAGTGGCGGTTCGGCCCAGGGCGGTCGCGGCGTTGGCCCGGACGCGTGGCCTGGGGTCGCGTAGGGCCTCGGTCAGCAGCGGGAGCGTCTTCTCGTGGGTGATCCGTCCGAGCGCCGCGGCGGCGCGGGATCGGACCAGCTCGTCCTCGTCCTGGAGCGCGTTGGTCAGCGCCCGGATGTAGGCCGGGTTGGCTTGTTGGCCGATGACCCAGACGAGGACGCGGCGGACGAGTGGGTCGGGATCGTGACCGGGCAGGTAGTGCTGTGTGTCGATGCGGGCGAGGATTCGTCCGGCGAGCTTGCGGACACGCCGCTCTTCAGTGGTCAGCAGCACCTGCACCACGGTGAGCGCGACCGAGTCTTCGGCCAGGCGAACCAGGCCGGTGAGGGCGGTGTGGACGTGCCAACTGTCGCAGGCGGCGGCCAATCGACCGAGAGCGCGGTGGTCGCCGTGCTTGGCCAGCACACGGAGGGCCCGGGCACGGACGGCGGGGTGGACGTCGTCGGTGGCCTTGAGGGCGGCAGGCGTCGCCAGCGGCCCGCCGATCCGGTTCAGGGCCAACAGTGCGCCCTCGCGAACGTCGGACGAACTGTGGTCGAGCAGCGGAACGATCACCGGCGCGGCCTCCAGCGCTTCGAGCTTGCCCAGTGCTTCCATCACGGGCAGCGCCTGGACGCCGTCGGACTCACGCAGGACGTCGATGAGCGGGCCCGTCGCCTCGGCGACGCGCAGGTTGCCGAGCACTTCCGCGGCCGCGAAGCGGCCCGGTCGGCGGTGGCGGAGGTGCTCGATCAGCATCGGAGCGACCCGAACGTCGCCGGCCTGGCCCAGTGCGCGGGCGATGTCGTGTACTGCGCCGTGCCATACCTGCCCCAGTGCGTCGGCCAGAACGTCCAGCCGTCTCGGGTCGCTGGTCTCGGCGATGCGCTGGGCGGCTTCGCGGACGATCCAGGCCCGACCGTGGTCCGTGTCGTTCAGCAGCGTCACCAGTAGGTCGAACACCTCGTGCGAGGACTGCGCGGTGAGGCCCTCCAGGGCGGCCTGGACGACGTAGGCGGCGGGGTCGGACAAGGCCCGCACGAGAATGGGCTGATAGGCAGAATCGTGGCCGGAACCGAGGGCTCTGATCGCGATGGCGCGGACCAGGCTGTTCGGATGGGCCGCCAGGGCGACCAGCCAGGACGGCCCGGCCGGGTCGGACACCACCGCGTGCACGTGCTGGGAGAGCGCCGCGTGCGCCTCGATGCGCGCCGCCGACCAGTCTTCCGGCTCAATCGGTTCGAGGTCGACCAGCCGGGCGACCAACACGTCCCCGATGGTGGTGACCGAATCCCAATGTTCGCCCATGACATCCAGTGTGCCCGGCCACACAACCGAAATTCGCCCGCAGGACCAGCACGACAACGACCAACGCAGCAGCAAACGGTCCGATGTAAGCGGTCACCGCCTGCCCGATGCTCGGCTCCGTGGCTGATCTCCCCGGCGGGAATCTCACCAGAATGTCGTCGATGACATCCACACGACACGACCCGTGAGATGGTGACACGAATTGCGAGACCCTACAAGCCTTGTGTAGGGTCTCATCACACCTGACATGTTGATCTTGCGTGACCTGCGGTCTCGCAGCTTGTCTCACAGCCGCTTCATCAAGATCAGTCTAACGGCCGCTTTACTTCTTCCGCCCTGAGTCGTTCCGCGGTCTCGAGCGACTTGGCTCGCTCCCGGTCCGTCTGGTCGCGGTACCAGGCGTACCAAGGACTTTCGGGGGCTCGCTGCGTCACGATAAGCTCGACTCCTGACTCGTCATCTCCTGGCACTACCTCGTAGCCGATTGAGGACAGGATCGTGGCCATCGCGTTCTGCATCGCGGTGTCGACCGTCTCCTTCCACTGCCCGGCGGGATTGTCTGGACCGGTGCGGCCCTCGCTCCATGCCTCCAGGGACGCGGACGTCAAGATCGAGTGGCTGACCCAGCTGATGAACACACCACGATGTCCGAGGTTGTCGGCGAAGACGTGCGCGCCGACCGGACCGAGGGGATGGCCGCCGTGCAGGTAATCGGGAACCAGGGGGATCCCGGCGATGGCCAGATCGGAGCTGACGAGATCGGCCAACGCGTACAGTCTGGTGAGTGGATTTTCGGGTTCGTGCTGGTCTGGCATGCCTGCTCGTGCTCCTGGTTCAGGTTGTGATCGGTGAGTGTCAGCTGTTCGCGCCAACGGTCATCGAGTGACCACCTCGTACCCCAGGGGGTGAACCGAGGACCTGCACGATCTCACCGCGCGTGACATGTCGATCTTAAGTGGCCTGAGCTTTCGTGGTTGCCTCACCGCGACGTACTGAGATCGGTCTCAGTTTCGAGGCAATTCCTCACGTGTGGCCAGTTCTGGGCTGATCAACCCGAGCCAGGCATCCTGTTGGTCAGCCAGTGGGCGATCCAGTGGTAGGGGCTGGAATCGGCAGACGAAAACCAGGCCCGCGTCGTATCCATCGCCGCCGACATGGTGGGACCAACTGTCGGGAGCAGTTACTGGAGCGCGCAGGTGGAAGTAGGTGGTGCGTCGCGGCTGGCCGCTGTGCGGGTGCGGCTTGTCCTCAGTAGTCAGCGAGTTGACGACGACTGTGTCGGTCAGCCCGGTTTCCTCGAGGACTTCTCGCTGGACAGCGGGGCTGAGGGTCTCGCCGGGCCGAACACCGCCGGCGGGGATCTGCGTGCCAGCCTCGGGGATACCTTGGTGCTCGAAGACCAGCAGTTGCGGTCCTCTCTGGTGGCGGATGACGTAGGCGGCGACGCGGATCCTTGGTAGCTCGTTGTTCACCAAGTCATTGTCGGGTTCCTGCCGGTGTCGACGCGTGACATATTGGTCTCGGTGACCACGGCTTTCGTTTTGTCGCAAGGCCCTATCACCAGAGATCGGACTCACGGCGACGACATTTCCTCGCGGTCGCATTTCCGGAGCGCTGTGATGATCCTTCGTCCGAGAGGTGTCACCTGCAGGGGCTGATTCCGTTCGGCGCGTGTAAGGAGTTGTCCACCGAGGTCGTGTTCGAGGCGGTTGATCTGTCTGAGCAGTGTGGAGAGGTCGATATCGAGATGGGTGCCCGTCGAGATCCCCGGCGTGGAGCAGGGTCTCGTAGCGGCCGGGACCGAGCGTGGCCGCACCGGTAGCCAGGACCGGAGCGAGGTCGAGGTCCGTGCCGGGCTCGCGGTACATCTCCTGAGCCACGACGTCGGCGAACTGCCCGGCGGTGATCAGGTAGGCGCGCGCGAACGCTCGCCCGGGCAGCGCCGGATCGTAGAACGCGCGGCCACCGCCCCACACCGGCGACATGGTCGCGAAATAGATCCCGCCCGGCAGTTCACACCTGCGGGATTCCACCGGCGGCCGCCGATCGCGGCAACCCGGATAGTCCCGGGTACCGCCCTCCGGAACGCCTCCGGCCAGGTAGCAGCCGAACCAGTCGGCGTTCATGTTCGAACCGTAGCTGGCATACCAGACCAAGTCGGACAGCTCACCCATCGTCTCGTCCAGAGTTCTCACGGCAGCCCCCGCTTCGCTCGGCATGCTCGTCTTCGACCGGATCGCCCGCCGCGATATCGCGGCGCTCGTGCAGCTTCCCCGATGGCGCCCTGTGCCATCGGACTGGCGGTCACCTGCCGGCGCACCTTCTGACCCATCGTCCGCCATCAGGTGACGAGACGTTCATCCTGGGGATCGAAGCAGACCAGGCCAAGCACACGAGCGCGCTCCGCGGCGAAGTCCGCAGCCTCCCGGTACCTGCTGAAGACCATGCCGAAGCGGAACAACGGCCCACTGGCGTTGTTGATTAAGGGACTGTCGGTCCATGGAATATCGTCTTCGTCGTCATCAGCGTCGGGATCGAGGTCCGGCCAGCGCGTGGCCAGTTCGCCGACATAGCGCGTAACCAGCGTGGTCGGCGGCGTCTTCCTACCGCCCATGAATTCCGCGACGAGAGCATCGAAGGTCGCCTTAGCCACCGCGTCGTCGGCGGGACGAGGCCCTTCCCACACGGCCAGAGTGAAGCTCATGAGCACAGCGTGCCCGGCCCGTCTGACAGTTGTAGACCGTGCGGCGGCGGGCGGAGCCCCGCTGATCCGCGGAAGGACGCCGCCGGCCCTTGGCACCGGCGTGCCCACCGGCCATCGAACGATGAGTCCCGGCGGGATGTCGGCGTGCACCGCGGCAGTGTCGGTCCCGAGTAGTGCTCGCGAGATCAGCGACTCTCCGCGAGCGGTGTCCCGGGGTGGAACGGAGTTGCGCGTCATCGACACCGGCGCCGAAGACGACGCATTCACCAGACCACAGTGGTCATCCAATAGAAGAACGCGAGCCAACGCCCTGTCATGGCCCCCTGTGTCAAGGAGACGACGAAGCTGCCGCTCTATCCCTATGGTCGCGGGTTCGGGGAGTGCCCGTGATTTTCCAGGTTCCGCCGCTGTTCCACAGGACACTGCCAACGTCGTCTTGGTAGTGCGTCCAGGTGGCTCGCTGTGTCGCCGACAATATCTTCCTCACGAATCCCTTTGCAGAACCTGGCTCCGGAACTCCCTCGCCAGTTCGCCGTCGACTGGCAGCCATGCTGTCAGCAGCGCCGGAAGTCTCCCGTCAAGCCCTGGCTTATAGGGCAACAGGCGAGCTTTCGGCGGCGCGGATTCGATTTCATGGGAGCCATAAGTCATTCGGGCCCCGTAATTTCCGTGATAACGAAAGAGGCTTTGTTTGACGTCCCCCGAAGAAAAATGACGGACTTCGCTGATTTTGATTCGAGCGTGGGGCCCACCCTGAAGCCCTTGCGCCTCGCATCCACCACATTGACGTCGATGGTCCGCACCGAGTTCGCGTGTCCGCAACCGTCCCTGGTTCTGGAAAGCGGGCAGGACCGCGATAAAAGCGAGGTAGTAGTGCGGGTGCCGCGCGTCCAGTTCTCCGAACAAGCGGAACTAGCCGAGTGCCGGCCTACTCGCCGCATAAGTGGCCGCCGTCATATTGCGGTGCGACGCAGGATCATGGACTCGCGACCACGGTGGTCACGACAAATTTGTGCCGTAGATCGATGTCGACATCAGCCTGGTTACTCGGATCCGGGGCAACGATGACACTCCCCAGCAAGCCGCCGACGGGGCCGCCCTTGACAAGGATTCCATGGCGGCATCGTCAAGTGCACTGTGGTTTGCTCGATGGATGCCATCGTCCCGGCTTCTCG
Proteins encoded in this region:
- a CDS encoding HEAT repeat domain-containing protein yields the protein MGEHWDSVTTIGDVLVARLVDLEPIEPEDWSAARIEAHAALSQHVHAVVSDPAGPSWLVALAAHPNSLVRAIAIRALGSGHDSAYQPILVRALSDPAAYVVQAALEGLTAQSSHEVFDLLVTLLNDTDHGRAWIVREAAQRIAETSDPRRLDVLADALGQVWHGAVHDIARALGQAGDVRVAPMLIEHLRHRRPGRFAAAEVLGNLRVAEATGPLIDVLRESDGVQALPVMEALGKLEALEAAPVIVPLLDHSSSDVREGALLALNRIGGPLATPAALKATDDVHPAVRARALRVLAKHGDHRALGRLAAACDSWHVHTALTGLVRLAEDSVALTVVQVLLTTEERRVRKLAGRILARIDTQHYLPGHDPDPLVRRVLVWVIGQQANPAYIRALTNALQDEDELVRSRAAAALGRITHEKTLPLLTEALRDPRPRVRANAATALGRTATDGLRSLLADALTDPHPAVRSAATAALRTAAH
- a CDS encoding NUDIX hydrolase, translated to MRTLDETMGELSDLVWYASYGSNMNADWFGCYLAGGVPEGGTRDYPGCRDRRPPVESRRCELPGGIYFATMSPVWGGGRAFYDPALPGRAFARAYLITAGQFADVVAQEMYREPGTDLDLAPVLATGAATLGPGRYETLLHAGDLDGHPSRYRPLHTAQTDQPPRTRPRWTTPYTRRTESAPAGDTSRTKDHHSAPEMRPRGNVVAVSPISGDRALRQNESRGHRDQYVTRRHRQEPDNDLVNNELPRIRVAAYVIRHQRGPQLLVFEHQGIPEAGTQIPAGGVRPGETLSPAVQREVLEETGLTDTVVVNSLTTEDKPHPHSGQPRRTTYFHLRAPVTAPDSWSHHVGGDGYDAGLVFVCRFQPLPLDRPLADQQDAWLGLISPELATREELPRN